In one Podarcis muralis chromosome 7, rPodMur119.hap1.1, whole genome shotgun sequence genomic region, the following are encoded:
- the COX7A1 gene encoding cytochrome c oxidase subunit 7A1, mitochondrial isoform X1, with the protein MKSLLASRISSLRFLSTSAPRTLKNKVPEYQKLFQEDNGLPVHLKGGTIDAMMYRGTMILSVFAKLREQIVSFFGLRMITVREIFRIFLRPFCPVPWWVWGPATYCPFLLDERSYRLTDKQRHWFG; encoded by the exons GCTTCCCGTATCAGTTCTCTCCGGTTCCTCTCCACCTCCGCCCCTCGGACATTGAAAAACAAGGTCCCAGAATACCAGAAGCTCTTCCAG GAGGACAACGGGCTGCCTGTGCATCTCAAAGGAGGCACCATCGACGCCATGATGTACCGTGGAACCATGATCCTCAGTGTCTTTG CCAAGCTCAGGGAGCAGATTGTGTCTTTCTTTGGCCTGAGAATGATAACGGTGAGAGAAATCTTCCGAATCTTTTTGCGGCCATTCTGTCCCGTTCCTTGGTGGGTTTGGGGGCCAGCAACTTATTGCCCCTTCCTCTTGGACGAACGGAGCTACAGGCTCACAGACAAACAGAGACACTGGTTTGGATAA
- the COX7A1 gene encoding cytochrome c oxidase subunit 7A1, mitochondrial isoform X2: protein MKSLLASRISSLRFLSTSAPRTLKNKVPEYQKLFQEDNGLPVHLKGGTIDAMMYRGTMILSVFGVGLTLFVLFQAASPKKNK, encoded by the exons GCTTCCCGTATCAGTTCTCTCCGGTTCCTCTCCACCTCCGCCCCTCGGACATTGAAAAACAAGGTCCCAGAATACCAGAAGCTCTTCCAG GAGGACAACGGGCTGCCTGTGCATCTCAAAGGAGGCACCATCGACGCCATGATGTACCGTGGAACCATGATCCTCAGTGTCTTTG GTGTCGGCCTCACACTCTTTGTCCTGTTCCAAGCTGCTTCGCCGAAGAAGAACAAATGA